DNA from Mugil cephalus isolate CIBA_MC_2020 chromosome 5, CIBA_Mcephalus_1.1, whole genome shotgun sequence:
caccctgtcggcttggtggaagagtctagagaccacaggatccctgctggaaccctgtgggttctccccaatttggcacaaccctgactttgtgaataacaaagtccctcttcacctcagcacttggaagcataaaggaataacccacctccatcacctcttccaggggaacttacttatgaatcacagagatttatttgatacgttcgaaataagaaatggaaacttcctccaatacctacaggtgaccaagacaatcagaaagaaaatcccagtgctccagaactgcatacagccaccacaattcgtcaccaacattaaaaaactcataccgaaaaagaagaaaaccctctctttaatatataagctgctatcaaccacacatttaatacatgtaccaatatcaaaatgggaagccgatctttccctgtctacagactttgatttctggactcagatctgccaaaatatatttaaaatgaccaaaaactcgaatttacagctgatccagtttaaagtactccacagatcacacacaactcaatacaagatgtatagaatgggcttctcccaatccgacaaatgtacgcaatgcacccaaaactattcagattcttatttccacgctctctggctctgttctccggtacagcacttctggtcacttgtaacacagaaactctcctcaattttggactgcagaatcccattaacccctaacttgtgcctcattggtgacctggaaacaatcagtcttcctcaccatctatcacaatctgtccttgtagctctcaccatcgccaagaaaacaatccttatgaactggaagaacaaacagtcactaaacatttcccagtggttgaaccttctttccgattatatatcactggagaaaatatctgctacccggaaaaatcagttgactttgtttgccaaaaaatggtctgtattctgcgactccctcaaccttaatttgcatcttgactttgcctgctagcttttgccacttctgttccacctactgtaatgctataataatatttctcttacagtgatgaatgtcgttatggaaaagattttattgccctcttcatccaggttcactaaggaggatccccggaccacaacaccttgagcatgcattaggggtgccctactccttctcacccctgggttgacttccggccctgagcggtttacccggctggcctccctctcccccagttGGGGTGGCGCTGgtgacttgcctggggttccctgtggcttcggcgcttgctcactttcctggggtcgtggtgtatcggtggccgactctccctggatctcctggtgggccttggcggtctgggctggcgggctccctgtcccctcctctccctcccctctgcggcgccctcctcccttcgcccggctcctcctccggcccctccttccttccgctggtggctgggccctcgctggtcgtggggggccctcctggggtccggggggccccggcggtcggggccacgcccggcgccttggggtcggagccggagggtgtggggggctgcctgaataccaccctgggcatgtccggtcgctccgtcgcgctggggctgggggggctgcggggggtggggtctccgtccgcctggggggcacccctgccaccgcggggggtggatggggggttagctgatgccattcctcggctggtcggtgatggttcttcggggtttcctgggggtctgtcgcatcctggttgctgttctgggctgggggcggggtctggtcgggggacttcctgagtcctgggggccctcgccccgtctgtgggtcccatgggctgctgttgtgccttggccctgctgccagggacttggccctcacttgcctgcctcctaaattgcactcacctcacactccaccatacactatgtcgcccattacaaccaaggctagatacaccacacacacccatcccaagtttttaatgcacctcaccttaggggtccacccaggatcggtcagggtcagggcaggctgcaggacagtagtgtgctgcagtcctctgaccctcctgtttgcctcctgtttgccccctgtcttaatgcaccacaccacatccagggtcacggtgtaggggcttgcttcctcatcagggactgaggaagcacagtaatagggacactgtcacttttcattatcccttggcatggatggggggcctggtcctccgctagcagggggatcttgggctggcggtctgtggccccacggcggttggtaggggtacctacctaggttctctggtgtcctcttggcctggctttgtctcccggtgctgcgtggcgacgggttcgtggcggctcccttgggtgcccggttgttccggtatcgactggttcgggtggtggcttggtgctctccctctcccttcgatggggggctggggtctctccctggcggatgggggttccctcttcccgtggtctccctggcctgggtgcgccaggggcacggggccggcaccttggcccccctgctcggatggcccgtccctggtttggCGCTCGgctggtgcccgtctgcgggggctttgctgggctcctgggggggtcctctcggctggagaggtgtccatggctgccctgcgggcggggggtggggtctttgggggggggtgttggcggcggtgggtggacgggctgcagtggctggggggtgtgggggggtatggggagctgctctggcctgcaccgacttgtgcttgcttggcgggtctgggggtgttggtcgtcgctcgcctctgcgctggggtgtggcttgccccgtggctacggtggttctctggtcctgtcacccatgcgccccacactggggtggaggttctcgggcgctggggcttctgacctgactctgggccctggtaatggtctcactcatatttagggaatgcccacatgcatgtgtgttgtcacctgccagcccgtgctggatcacatcaaaaagaattgatgagtcccggctattaagggctggattttcgctttcactctgtcactacgtgccctatggcagatttctctccttccattgggacacccttacccccccctggactctctcatctctccagagatgactgtacccagtcatacttgagtgaggtgacttgggaagcacagaaccctgtactccactagttcctactagcaccacaatcaatctcctccactgtccatccttctacatattttctttcctttgttccccccctctattcactgaggtgtagcactgccctccctgccacacaaggtcactacactcaataaagttcaacaggacagttctcagggagggctggtgatggtcacactcacgcactgaagtaataaagctttcagctgcaagaatataactgcatgaacctcatataatgttgacaccctgtggtgttcaactatgcagacaaatgcagacaaaaaaaaaaaaaaagaaaaaaaaaaaaaaaaaaaaaaatatttataatattttatttcattgaatCCAAAGTATGGACTTTCATTTAACTTgctgacaaaaagagaaatgcaaaaagttttttttttttttttattttgctaatgGTTAGCAAATGAAAagatgtcagcagcagcagcagcacagatgaagCAGGGAATCAGTCTCTGGCCCCTCTTGTTGTCAGGTGGTACTGGTGTCCATCAACATGACGATACGAGCTCAAATCCAAACCTacaaacaggcaggaacaggaagtgtccccaCATTTGGGTGACCCCCTCttccactgctctctgacaaGCAGCAactagtggaggaggaggtgtcccCAGGTGGAAGTAACCaacccctccactgctctctgactaGCAGCAAcagtggaggggaaggggggaagtgaagggaaggggaggggaagtAGGTAACTTCCTGACTGAGCTCTGTGGTGGAGTCGTCTaggaagataagataagatttaatAATCAACATGGGGAAATGAGGGTGTTGCAgtccaaaatacaaaaatagaacaaggtaaaacaatagaaataaaagatagatacttgcagaaataaaatatataacagtaaatatgtacaaaatatatttaccGATGATGATGTAGATGTTGAGCTAAGACACCAGTGCTGTGGGGCTGACTGTAGGTCTGCAGAAAGCTCTGCCTACAGCTGCGAAGAACCTTTTGATGGGCCCAGGTTCCTCTGATCTCTTCAGGTGCTTTTTGAAAGAAGTCACGATGATATCTTCTACTGGTGGATTCGCTGAGACCATATGAATCCACACAGATGATTTGGAGCAGAGTAACTGTCTGCAGGTGTCCTGGAAAATGGCCTTGTCCATGTCCTTCAGTTTGTCCGGGTTGATGTTAAGACCCTGGCTCTTAACTTCATCCCAGATCTTGGTGTAGAGCCGCTGGTGGATGGCTTGGATGGAATCTGTAGTGAAGGAGGGCATCCTGGACTTTCTAAGGGCCCGAGAAATGAGCTCCCCTGCGACACTGCTCACAAATGTCTTTTCCTTGGATCTTGGATCGTGTTTGTCCTCCAAGGCGAAGGCTGACACCGAATTAGTGTCTGGAGGGACAGAGACGTCCACGGGGGTGACGTCTGTAACGTCGGGAGTCACTTCCAAACTCTCTGGGACgtcactttgaagaagaagaagaagaagtttgaatAAGaagacatatatataaaataagacCAAACATTTAAGCAtaagatatataatatatattggaAAAGAAGCTTGTAGAagcattttgaaacattttgaccTACTTGTTGTTGACTCCAGATGTTCTTGACTCCACGGGTTCCTGGTGTTCAGGGAGTCTCGGTTTGGAAGTGACCAGGCTGAGTTTCAGATGGCGACGTTGACATTTGCACATCAATCTCTTGTTCTCACTGCACAGCATTTTTATGGTACGATTAACCATTTCGTCGACCATTCTTAGTATTGTAGCGCTGTACTGTGCAAATGGCTTGGGGTGATTGCTGGCAAAGACCATGCACTTGATACACCCTACTGTCGCTACTCTGTATATCAGGATCCTCAACGACTCCAAGATCTTGCGAGAGACGTTATCTGGAACAACCAGAAGTTGAGGAAGAGTTTGGGGTAGAGCCTCCCCCAAACTGGACGACAGGCGCTCCCAGGGCTTAATtcttctcatctcctcctctgtcagcctTGGTTGGGTGATGAGCATCAAGTCCATCACGTCCATGAGTAGCTCTGCCAGGATGTACCTAGATAGATGCATAGATACACAGATAGATACTTAATTCATCCCAAACTAGGAAACTTTGCAGTTGCAGCAGcgatgtacaggcactcaacaccatacatagtatataacaggaaaacacaatatacacaatatttacaagaattgtAAGAAGAAGTGAAGTACCTGGTCTTGTCGTCagggtttcctttcagcagaaAGGCCCACTGCTCGGGTTCAATAATCCCCAAGTAGTAATTCACAACAAGGCGAATCACGTCCACTCTAGTCAGAGGAGTCACCTCTTCCTGTGGACTGTTTGTTTGGTCCATGGCggtggttgtttttgttgccaTCACTCAAACTTTCGattgttttttgaaaatatcTTCTCAGAAAAAGGCTTTGTAATCACGAACTGTCTTGTATACGAATGAATACgaactgaatgtgaaatgattcCGTGAGCTATTTATACCCCTCCGGAATGCTCAGGTACCATggcactgtgacatcatcagtgagagACTAatggactgtgacatcatcagtcaggGCCAGGAGGACTTCATTCCATTCTATCCTGAGTGTCTATACAATAAATGaattgataaataaattaattcaagtCTTTGCTGCCTTAAAGCTTCTCATCAACATAATGCTCACAccactgtgctgattttcagaAATCGGAATCagaaacactatataaaatacTTGATACCTTCACCTTCAGTTATGTTTCATGTATTGTGCATCATATAAGGAATATATGATCTACTCCCATAAATTGGCCACTTTTGCGTTATTTCCATACAGTTTAATCAAAAGAACTGAATAAGAATGATATGTAAAACtatgtatgtggaaaataaGGAAAGCATATGTCACCACATGTTTTTCATACATGTTTCATATAATGTTTGCCTGTTGTAAAGACATATACAGACTTGCCAACCTTGGCAAAATATTTCGAGTACCACTTGTGTCGTGCCGTGAATAGATCACTCGCTTGACGCAAAATGTGTACAGGTTGGCAGGTCTGCAGTGGTCACAGTCTTTCTGGACGACCTCTGACCTAGACTGACAATGCTGTGGCACGTCTGTTTTCTTAGTTATTGCATGACATACTCACtgatatgtttaaaaataagttcGTATCTGCCTGACTAACAGATTCATAGATTTTGGTACAGCTGGGTTTGAACAAATATCATACTTGCTAATGCTTGTAAATGTAAGCATGGGAAATACCATGGGGTGATTAGTATCAAAGGGGTCTCTTGGTgctatgaaaatattttttgtttagacAGACATTATGTTCATAGTGGCGGCAAAGACAAAACTCATTAATGGTCTTTTGCCTTTGTGAACTAATTTTCTTGATGAGCAGCAACCTTAAAATGTTTGcttccttcattccttttaataaaataacatattcTTCTAATAATGGTGTGACAGATTTCCATGCTGACTAAATCATGCTTTAATTATGAGTTAAAGAATTCAGAAATATTCCAAATGTGTTCAGTCCCTTAACTATGCAATGGCAGACTTGCCAACCTTGCGACAGGCCGGCCTTGCATCagcggttcaggctggtggtggtggtgtaatggtgtgggggatatgtTCTTGGCACACTctggccccttagtacaaactgagcatggtttaaatgccacagtctacctgagtattgttgctgaccatgtccatccctttatgaccacagtggaccatcttctgacggctacttccagcaggataatgcaccatgtcacaaagctcatatcatctcaaactggtttcttgaacatgacgatgagttcactgttctccaatggcctccacagtcattAGATACGACGGACGTTCTCTGATGAGATGTTGTGCGTAGATGTTGTCATCCTGACAGCGAgatctctccctttttttttttttttcaaatttacgGGTAATACTGTTAAATGCTTTGTAGAGtatgtattgtatatattgttttaaatatttataatattttatttcattgaatCCAAAGTATGGACTTTCATTTAACTTgctgacaaaaagagaaatgcaaaaagttttttttttttttttttagtttgctaATGGTTAGCAAATGAAGagatgtcagcagcagcagcagcagcagcagcagcacagatgaagCAGGGAATCAGTCTCTGGCCCCTCTTGTTGTCAGGTGGTACTGGTGTCCATCAACATGACGATACGAGcttaaatccaaacctacaaacaggcaggaacaggaagtgtccccaCATTTGGGTGACCCCCTCttccactgctctctgacaaGCAGCAactagtggaggaggaggtgtcccCAGGTGGAAGTAACCaacccctccactgctctctgactaGCAGCAAcagtggaggggaaggggggaagggaagggaagggaaggggaggggaagtAGGTAACTTCCTGACTGAGCTCTGTGGTGGAGTCGTCTaggaagataagataagatttaatAATCAACATGGGGAAATGAGGGTGTTGcagtacaaaatacaaaaatagaacaaggtaaaacaatagaaataaaagatagatacttgcagaaataaaatatataacagtaaatatgtacaaaatatatttaccGATGATGATGTAGATGTTGAGCTAAGACACCAGTGCTGTGGGGCTGACTGTAGGTCTGCAGAAAGCTCTGCCTACAGCTGCGAAGAACCTTTTGATGGGCCCAGGTTCCTCTGATCTCTTCAGGTGCTTTTTGAAAGAAGTCACGATGATATCTTCTACTGGTGGATTCGCTGAGACCATATGAATCCACACAGATGATTTGGAGCAGAGTAACTGTCTGCAGGTGTCCTGGAAAATGGCCTTGTCCATGTCCTTCAGTTTGTCCGGGTTGATGTTAAGACCCTGGCTCTTAACTTCATCCCAGATCTTGGTGTAGAGCCGCTGGTGGATGGCTTGGATGGAATCTGTAGTGAAGGAGGGCATCCTGGACTTTCTAAGGGCCCGAGAAATGAGCTCCCCTGCGACACTGCTCACAAATGTCTTTTCCTTGGATCTTGGATCGTGTTTGTCCTCCAAGGCAAAGGCTGACACCAAATTAGTGTCTGGAGGGACAGAGACGTCCACGGGGGTGACGTCTGTAACGTCGGGAGTCACTTCCAAACTCTCTGGGACgtcactttgaagaagaagaagaagaagaagtttgaataagaagacatatatatatataaaataagacCAAACATTTAAGCAtaagatatataatatatattggaAAAGAAGCTTGTAGAagcattttgaaacattttgaccTACTTGTTGTTGACTCCAGATGTTCTTGACTCCACGGGTTCCTGGTGTTCAGGGAGTCTCGGTTTGGAAGTGACCAGGCTGAGTTTCAGATGGCGACGTTGACATTTGCACATCAATCTCTTGTTCTCACTGCACAGCATTTTTATGGTACGATTAACCATTTCGTCGACCATTCTTAGTATTGTAGCGCTGTACTGTGCAAATGGCTTGGGGTGATTGCTGGCAAAGACCATGCACTTGATACACCCTACTGTCGCTACTCTGTATATCAGGATCCT
Protein-coding regions in this window:
- the LOC125008338 gene encoding uncharacterized protein LOC125008338, producing the protein MATKTTTAMDQTNSPQEEVTPLTRVDVIRLVVNYYLGIIEPEQWAFLLKGNPDDKTRYILAELLMDVMDLMLITQPRLTEEEMRRIKPWERLSSSLGEALPQTLPQLLVVPDNVSRKILESLRILIYRVATVGCIKCMVFASNHPKPFAQYSATILRMVDEMVNRTIKMLCSENKRLMCKCQRRHLKLSLVTSKPRLPEHQEPVESRTSGVNNNDVPESLEVTPDVTDVTPVDVSVPPDTNLVSAFALEDKHDPRSKEKTFVSSVAGELISRALRKSRMPSFTTDSIQAIHQRLYTKIWDEVKSQGLNINPDKLKDMDKAIFQDTCRQLLCSKSSVWIHMVSANPPVEDIIVTSFKKHLKRSEEPGPIKRFFAAVGRAFCRPTVSPTALVS
- the LOC125008306 gene encoding uncharacterized protein LOC125008306, with amino-acid sequence MATKTTTAMDQTNSPQEEVTPLTRVDVIRLVVNYYLGIIEPEQWAFLLKGNPDDKTRYILAELLMDVMDLMLITQPRLTEEEMRRIKPWERLSSSLGEALPQTLPQLLVVPDNVSRKILESLRILIYRVATVGCIKCMVFASNHPKPFAQYSATILRMVDEMVNRTIKMLCSENKRLMCKCQRRHLKLSLVTSKPRLPEHQEPVESRTSGVNNNDVPESLEVTPDVTDVTPVDVSVPPDTNSVSAFALEDKHDPRSKEKTFVSSVAGELISRALRKSRMPSFTTDSIQAIHQRLYTKIWDEVKSQGLNINPDKLKDMDKAIFQDTCRQLLCSKSSVWIHMVSANPPVEDIIVTSFKKHLKRSEEPGPIKRFFAAVGRAFCRPTVSPTALVS